From a single Sus scrofa isolate TJ Tabasco breed Duroc chromosome 13, Sscrofa11.1, whole genome shotgun sequence genomic region:
- the NUDT16 gene encoding U8 snoRNA-decapping enzyme, whose translation MAGMRRLELAEALQLGPGWRHACHALLYAPDPGLLFGRVPLRYAVLMQMRFDGRLGFPGGFVDLRDHSLEDGLNRELDEELGEAAAAFRVERADYRSSHAGSRPRVVVHFYTKCLTLEQLTAVERGAPRARDHGLEVLGLVRVPLYTLRDGVGGLPAFLENTFIGNAREQLLEALQNLGLLEAGSFARLKISAPPP comes from the exons ATGGCCGGAATGCGTAGGCTGGAGCTGGCGGAGGCTCTACAACTGGGGCCAGGCTGGCGGCATGCGTGCCACGCGCTGCTCTACGCGCCGGACCCAGGGCTGCTCTTCGGCCGTGTCCCGCTGCGCTACGCCGTGCTG ATGCAGATGCGCTTTGACGGTCGCCTGGGCTTCCCTGGAGGCTTCGTGGACTTGCGGGACCACAGCCTGGAGGATGGGTTGAACCGCGAGCTGGACGAGGAACTGGGCGAGGCCGCAGCCGCCTTCCGTGTTGAGCGCGCCGATTACCGCAGCTCCCACGCGGGGTCCCGGCCACGCGTCGTGGTGCACTTCTACACCAAGTGTCTGACCCTGGAGCAGCTGACTGCGGTGGAGAGGGGTGCGCCGCGCGCCCGAGACCACGGGCTGGAG GTGCTGGGCCTGGTGCGGGTGCCCCTGTATACCCTGCGGGATGGCGTGGgaggcctgcctgccttcctggagAATACCTTTATTGGAAATGCACGGGAGCAGCTGCTGGAAGCCCTCCAGAACCTGGGACTGCTGGAAGCTGGTTCTTTCGCCCGCCTTAAGATCTCAGCTCCTCCTCCCTAG